Proteins encoded in a region of the Elizabethkingia bruuniana genome:
- a CDS encoding DUF6973 domain-containing protein: MKTLKVFINTFRQLTFKKFIRLLKLSLSNPIFSILSFVATVRAYLIAKKYFPRTNSTDGKGNAFRHALWCCLILMYCCKVSSPQKCIRWCKRVTDFHEELFPNEPLQTKMDLHNNAIGIQFFESLLPGIHRQFFETSFFINGLIEKTRHAVFISSMDEDAGDQLMYIQL, encoded by the coding sequence ATGAAAACCCTAAAAGTTTTTATTAATACTTTTAGACAATTAACATTTAAAAAATTTATAAGGTTGCTTAAACTCTCTTTAAGCAACCCTATTTTTTCTATATTGTCCTTTGTCGCAACTGTTCGGGCATATCTTATTGCAAAAAAATATTTCCCGAGAACCAATAGTACAGATGGTAAAGGAAATGCCTTCAGACATGCTTTATGGTGTTGTCTGATTCTGATGTATTGCTGTAAGGTATCTTCACCCCAAAAGTGTATCCGTTGGTGCAAAAGAGTCACAGATTTTCATGAAGAGCTTTTTCCCAATGAGCCCTTACAAACCAAGATGGACCTGCACAACAACGCAATAGGAATTCAGTTTTTTGAAAGCCTGTTACCTGGAATACACCGTCAATTTTTCGAAACTTCATTTTTTATCAACGGGCTTATCGAAAAAACACGCCATGCTGTATTTATTTCCAGTATGGATGAAGATGCTGGAGATCAGTTAATGTATATTCAGTTATAG